In candidate division KSB1 bacterium, the DNA window GCCCACGACACAACAATCAGAAATCGCAGGATGATTGCGCAAAACTTCTTCAATTTCAAGCGCCGATACTTTATATCCACCAGTCTTGATGATATCAATCGAGCTGCGTCCGAGTATCCGAAAATAGCCATTTTCAATCACCGCAACATCGCCGGTGCAAAACCATTCGTTCCAATATGCTTCCTTTGTAGATTCCGGTTTTTGCCAATATTCCTTGAAAACATTTTCTCCTTTTATTCTAATTTCCCCGGATTTCCCCTCCTTATGAATTGTTTTGTTTGAATCGTCAAAAAGCCGGACAGTTACCCCGGGAAGAGGCATTCCTACACTTCCCGGCCTTCGTTCACCATGGTATGGATTCGATAGTGCCATGCCGATTTCAGTCATACCGTATCTTTCCAGCAGATTGTGGCTGCTGATTTCTTTCCATTTCTCAAATACATGCACCGGCAGCGCTGCCGATCCCGAAACCATTAATCGCATATTCCTGCATGCATCGGACATCTGTTTTCTTTTCGTTTGATTTGCTTTTTTCCAGCAGTTTAATAATTTGATGTAAACGGTAGGCACTGCCATAAAAAGTGTAAGACCGCCTTCTATGAATCGGTCCCAAATTAAATCAGCGTCAATTTTTGGCAAGAATTCACAAACGGCTCCACTCCATAAAGCACAGGATAATGCATTGATGATCCCATGGGTATGATGCAGCGGAAGCACGTGTAGAATATGATCATCTGAAGACCATTCCCACGCCTCAGTTAAACAGGTGATTTGTGCATCGATATTGCGATGAGTTGTGACGACACCTTTGGGTTTATTGGTAGTTCCGCTAGTGTACAAAATCATTGCTCTTCGCTCTTTATCGATTTCAGGATGTACTTTCTTCCGGTTATTTTTGAATTCAGATGTTAAGACCAAACGAATGCTTTGCTGTTTTGATATCGAACTGAGTTTATTTTTAAATATCGGGTGGAGTACTAATATTTCAACTCCGGAATCCTGTAAAACATATTCGATTTCCGGTAAAGGATGTGTGACACATAAAGGAACCGCAATACCACCGGCCAGCCAAATTCCCCATTGGATGGCGACGTAATCAAAACCAGGAGGAACCATAAAGGCAACTCTGGCCTCATTCAAGTCATCCCGATTTTCCAACAAGGTTGAGGCAATTTTCTGTGCTTTTTCGAGTAACAGGCGATAGGAATGCGTTCCGTTTTCATCTAAAATGGCTGTGCGATCCGGAAATAACTTTGCTCTCTCTACAATTTGCGGCACGGCCTATTCCTCTCCAATGTCTTCATTCCAAATATCCGGATTAGCGGAAATATAATCCGCCAGCAATTTAACACATTCCTCTGAGTTGAGATCAACCACTTCTACATCATTTTCAAGAAGCCATTGGATGCCCCCTTTAAAATTTACCGATTCACCAACAATCACAGTTCCTATTTTAAATTGTCGAATGAGCCCGCTGCAATACCAGCATGGGGCAAGGGTTGTGACCATAATTTTATCGCGATAACTGCCTTGCCTTCCTGCTTTACGAAATGCATCTGTTTCTGCATGAACCGAAGGATCGTCTTCCTGAATGCGACGGTTATGCCCTCTGCCGAGTAAATTCCCATCCTGTTCAAACAAAGCAGCGCCAATTGGGATGCCGCCTTCCTGCAAACCCTTTTTTGCTTCATCGATGGCAATTTGCAGCATTTGTTGATAACTGTTTTGATTCATTTTTTGCACAATCTTAGTATAGGAAGAAAGTTTTTGATGGGCAAATATTCATGTTCAATGTATTCTAGTGAAATGATTTCTCGTTAAAAAAATGAATAAATAGTGAATTGACCGAAAACTCATTATTTGTCATTTCGAGCGAAGTGACAATGAGTGGTATGGGCAAAGAGTTTTCGTTCAGACACTAAATAATGATAACAAAACAAATAAAACAATTGCTACCGAAAACCAGGCGCCATTAAATTGAAACTTTCATTCTCTGGTTGCCTTTAGGAAAAAATATTTTATATTAATGAACAATTATCGTAGGATAAAAATTATGCTGCATAAATCGACTGGTTATGTAGAAAAAAATATAACAAAATGCGGTTCATGTAAAAAATGT includes these proteins:
- a CDS encoding acyl-CoA synthetase, encoding MPQIVERAKLFPDRTAILDENGTHSYRLLLEKAQKIASTLLENRDDLNEARVAFMVPPGFDYVAIQWGIWLAGGIAVPLCVTHPLPEIEYVLQDSGVEILVLHPIFKNKLSSISKQQSIRLVLTSEFKNNRKKVHPEIDKERRAMILYTSGTTNKPKGVVTTHRNIDAQITCLTEAWEWSSDDHILHVLPLHHTHGIINALSCALWSGAVCEFLPKIDADLIWDRFIEGGLTLFMAVPTVYIKLLNCWKKANQTKRKQMSDACRNMRLMVSGSAALPVHVFEKWKEISSHNLLERYGMTEIGMALSNPYHGERRPGSVGMPLPGVTVRLFDDSNKTIHKEGKSGEIRIKGENVFKEYWQKPESTKEAYWNEWFCTGDVAVIENGYFRILGRSSIDIIKTGGYKVSALEIEEVLRNHPAISDCCVVGVEDPDWGERVSAVVILADHYELSLSELRAWSKERMANYKIPSRLLILEELPRNSMGKVIKPAVKKLF
- a CDS encoding nucleoside deaminase; this encodes MNQNSYQQMLQIAIDEAKKGLQEGGIPIGAALFEQDGNLLGRGHNRRIQEDDPSVHAETDAFRKAGRQGSYRDKIMVTTLAPCWYCSGLIRQFKIGTVIVGESVNFKGGIQWLLENDVEVVDLNSEECVKLLADYISANPDIWNEDIGEE